DNA from Roseomonas gilardii subsp. gilardii:
GCCGCAGGTCACGGCGCTCGAAGGGGGGGAGACTGGCGAAGCGGGGGCGGCGATGCCACTTGTGCCGCCGGACGCATTCCGGAGGACCCGCATGCCCGCACCGCAGCCCGAGGCCATCATCGACACCGGCGCCGCCGCCCATCTCACGCCCGAGCAGCGCGAGGCGCTGGAGGCCGCCGCCTTCCGCAAGCTGGTGGCGCATCTGCGGAGCCGGACGGATGTGCAGAACATCGACCTGATGAACCTCGCCGGCTTCTGCCGCAACTGCATGTCGCGCTGGTACCGCGAGGCCGCCGCCGACCGGGGCATCGCCATGGAGGACCCGGCGGCGCGCGAGGCGATCTACGGCATGCCCTACAAGGAATGGCAGGCGAAGCACCAGCGCGAGGCGACGGCGGAACAGAAGGCCGCCTTCGCCGCCGCCAATCCCGGCCACTGAGGGCAGGGGAGTAACGCGACGGGAATGTCCGCCGTTCTCGCGAGCCTCTGGCTGCCCTTCCGGCAACTGGGCGACCCCGGCTTCCGGGGGCCGCTGTGGAAGGGGCTGCTGGGCGCCGTCCTGAGCTTCGGCCTGCTGGTCTGGCTGGCCGACTGGGGGCTGTCCGCCCTGGCCGGCATGGCCGCCGGGGGGCAGGGCTGGATCGCCACCCTGGCCGGGGTGCTGGGCGGGCTGCTGGTGCTCTTCTCGGCCATCTGGCTCTTCGTGCCGATCATGCTGGCCATCGCCGGCTTCTTCACGGACCAGGTGGCGGAGGCGGTGGAGCGCCGCTTCTACCCCTGGCTGCCGCCGCCCTCCGGCGGCGCCTCCCTGGCGGCGCAGGCGCGCTACAACCTGCGCCTGACGCTGCAGGTGCTGCTGCTGAACCTCGTCCTGCTGCCGCTGGCCTTCGCCCTGCCGGTGGTGGGGGCGGCGCTGCTCTGGGTGGTGGCCGCCATCGCCCTGGGCAACGGGCTCTTCGAGGGGGTGGCGCAGCGGCGCATGCCCGTGCCCGCCGCGCGGCTGTTGCGCCGCCGCCGCCGGGTGCAGGTCTTCCTGCTGGGCGGCATCCTCGCCGCCCTGGCGGTGGTGCCGGTGGCGAACCTGCTGGTGCCGATCCTCGGCACCGCCGCCATGACGCACCTGCTCCACCGGGGGCAGGATACGCTGCCGCCAGCGGAACGGGCGGTGCCGGCCCGCGCGGGCTGAAGGCGCCGGGGCGCCTCGCCCGGCGGCCTCAGCCCGCCAGCGGCGCCTCGCCGCTGCGCAGGATGGCCTCGACGATGCTCTGCACCTCGTAGGCTTCCTCCAGCGTCGCCAGATGATGCGCCTCGCCACGGGTCATGCGCGCCACGCCGTCGAGCTGGCGTTGCAGCGTCAACGGGCGTGCCTTCTCATGCGGCATGGCGGAGGGATCGCCCTGCCAGCCGCCGGCCGCGTCGCGGCGTTCCGCCAGCGCCCAGTTCCGCAGCCGCACGGCGCCCGAACGGCCGGTGGCGGTGAAGCTGTTCGCCTCGTCCTCCGCGACCCGCCCGACCGAGCCGGTCAGGCTGAGCGGCAGGCCCCCGGCGGTGAGCCGGGCCTCGATGGCGCGCTCGCTGCGCCCCGCCTCGGGGAAGAGCGCCCGGGCCTGGAGCAGCACCAGCGGGCCGAAGAGGCGCCGCGCCAGGAACAGGAAATGCGACACGACCTCCCGCGTGAAGCCGCCCTGGGCGGGGCCGTCGAGCCAGCCGGCGGCGGCATGCTGCCAGCCCCGCGGCCAGCGGGCGAAATCGGCGGTGATGGCCAGGCTCTCCGCCTGTCCGATGACGCCGCCGTCCAGCCATTCGCGCAGCCGCTCCACCGTGGGGGAGGAAGCGAAGGGGAAGTTGACGGCGGCCCGGGCTCCCCGCGCCTCCCGCAGGAAGCGGCCGGCATCGGCCACATCCACCGCCAGGGGCTTCTCGCAGAACAGCGCCTTGCCGGCCTTCAGCGCGGCGCGGGCATGCGGCAGGTGGGTGGCGGGGGGCGAGGCGACATAGACGCAATCCGCACTCTCGATCACCGCGGCGGCGGAGGGCTGGAAGGGCGTGCCGGGCAGCTCCGCCCCGAGGCGTGCGACCGCCTCCGGCGCCGGGTCCCAGAGCCCCGTGACCAGGACCCGGTCCTGCCCGGCGGCGGCGCGCAACAGGCGCTCTCCCATGATCCCCGCCCCGATGATGCCCAGCCGCACCGTTCCGGTGCCGGGGGGAACGATCTCCGCTTCGCTCATCCTCGCTGCCTGCTCCATGTTCCCGGCGGAACCTACAGCGGCCGGTGAGGCTGCCAATGGGGCCGGCGCGGATTCGGGCGGGGCCATGCGGCGGGCGGCGGGCTGCCAGACGGCGCGGCCCGGCACGGCGTGTTGGCGCGGCTGTTCCCGGCGGCTATACCCGGCGCCTTTCGGGGATGAACATATGTCGGACGTGACCGATCAGGACCAGGAGCAGGACACCGATGTCGGCGGCATCGCCGCGGACCGTCTGCGCTCCATCATCGAGCGGGTGGAGCGGCTGGAGGAGGAGCGCAAGGCGCTGGCCGACGACATCAAGGACATCTTCGGCGAGGCGAAGTCCGCGGGTTTCGACGTCAAGGTGATCCGGCAGATCATCCGCCAGCGCAAGCAGGAGCCCGCCGAGGTGGAGGAGCAGGAGACCCTGCTCGACCTCTACCGCCGCGCGCTCGGCATGTGAGGCGCCGCGCGTGGCGCCAGAGGAGCCGGGGCAGGGGGGACGAAGCGGGAAGCTGATCCCGGTCAATGCCCGGCTGGCGCTGCGCGAGGACGAGATCACGGAAAGCTTCGTCCGTGCCTCCGGGCCGGGCGGGCAGAACGTGAACAAGGTCTCCACCGCCGTCCGCCTCAGCTTCGACCTGCGCAACTCGCCCTCGCTGCCCCCGGCGGTGAAGGCGCGGGCGGCCCGGCTCGCCGGGCACAGGCTGACCTCGGAGGGCGTGGTGGTGATCGCCGCGCAGCGCTTCCGCTCGCTGGAGCGGAACCGCGAGGATGCGCTGGAACGCCTGCTGGAGCTGCTGCGCGAAGCGGCGGTGCCCCCCGTGCCGCGCATCGCCACCCGCGTGCCGAAGGGGGAGAAGCGGCGCCGGGTGGAGGGCAAGGTCCGGCGCGGCGAGATCAAGCGGATGCGCGGGAAGCCGGTGGGAGATTAGGACGGGGGGATTAGGACGGGCCGGCACCGTTCCGGCGCCTGCTACGTCAGCAGGCTGGCGGGCCGCGTGCGGCGCCGCCCGGGAATGCGCGCCAGTTCGGCGCAGGCCCGCTCCACCAGTTGCGGCACCGGCATCTCCGACCGCAGCCGCAGAACAGGGCAGGGCAGCCCGGCCAGCCAGCCCTCGTGCAGGGCGCGGGAGCGGATTTCCGGCCCCGCCGTATCGTAGCTCTCGGCCCAGGCCAGGAAGGCGGCGCTGGCCTCGGCCATGTCGCCGCCCGGACGGATGCGGGCGCCGTGGCGCGCTTCCTCCCGCGCCAGGAGGCGCCGCATCCGTTCCGCCGGATCGAGGCTCAGGAAGACGACCAGGTCGAAGCGGGGCACGAGGCTTTTGCCCCAGGAGATCATGGAGCCGCTCAGCACCCAGCCCGCGGCATCGTCCAGCGCCTGCTCCAGCAGGGCGAGCCGCTCCGGCACCGGCCGCTTGGTGGTGAAGGGCGGGTCCGTCCGCCGCCAGTAATAGAGGTCGGTATCCTCATGCGGGCAGCCGAGGCGCTTCGCCAGGGCCGCGCCCAGGGTCGTCGTGCCGCTGCCGGATGCGCCGAGGATGTGGATCCGGTGACTCAATACAGCGCCTCCACCAGCGGGGCATGCTGCTGCAGCACGATCCGGCGGCGGACCTTCATGGTCGGCGTCATCAGCCCGTTCTCGACGGTGAAGGGCTCCACCACCCGCCAGCGGCGGATGCGCTCGATGCCGGACAGGCGCCTGTTCACCCGGTCCACCGCGGGGCCGACCCGGTCCTCCGCGCCATCCGCCGGCACCAGCAGCGCCACCACGCCCGGACGGCCCTCTCCGGCGATCACGGCCTGGGCGATCTCCGGTTCCCCCATCAGCAGCCCCTCGATCTTGGCGGGGCTCACCATGTCACCTCCCAGGGTTTTGATGAAGTCCCGCTTGCGATCGCTGATCACGATATGGCCGGCCGAGTCGATCTCCCCGATATCGCCGGTGTGCAGCCAGCCGCCTTCCAGCGCCGCCTCGGTCGCCTCGGGCGCGTTCCAGTAGCCGTCCATCACCAGCTCCCCCCGCAGCAGGAGTTCGCCATCCTCGGCGATCCGCGTCTCGACGCCCGGCAGGGGGGCGCCGACACTGTCGCGGCGGTTGTCCCAGGGCAGGTTGACGCTGACCACCGGACCCGCCTCCGTCTGGCCATAGCCCTGCAGCACGGTGACGCCGAGCGCCAGGAAGAAGCCGGACAGTTCCGGATCGAGCCGCGCGCCGCCGGACACCAGCGCCACAAGCCGCCGGCCGAAGCGGGCGCGCAGCTTGCGCCGCACCAGCCGGTCCAGCGCCGCGTCCTCGATCCGCTCCAGCAGGGACAGGGGCGGCCCGTCCATCCGCCGCAGGCCGAGGGCGAGGGCGCGGTGGAACAGGCGCTGCTTCCAGGCGGGCTCCTTGTCGAGCTGGGCCAGGATGCGGTGGCGCAGCACCTGGAACAGGCGCGGCACCGCCGTCACCAGGGCGGGCTCGATCTCGGTGAACTCGGCGGCCAGCCGGTCGGCGCCGCGGCTGTAGACCACCTCCATGCCGAGCGAGGGCAGCAGGAAGTTGCCCACCGTATGCTCATAGGCATGGGAGAGGGGGAGGAAGGAGAGGTAGCGCTCCCCGTCGAGCTTCAGCCGCGCCACCACCTCCGCCAGCCCGGCCTGGTTCGCCAGCATGGCCCGGTGCGGCAGCATCACGCCGCGTGGCTGCCCGCCGGTGCCGGAGGTATAGACAAGGCAGGCCAGCCGCCCGGGCGGGATCTGCGCCACCTCCGCCACCAGCATGGCGAGGTCGCCCGGGTCGGCGGTCAGCGCCTGCCAGGACAGGGTTCCGGGTGCCTCCTCCATGCAGACGAGCAGGTCGAGCCCCGGATCGTTGCCGCCCTGTCCGCCCTGGGCCAGCCGTGCCGCCCCGGCCAGTTTCGCGGCCAGATCGGCTGTGGAAGCGATGGCCACCCGGGCGCCGCAGTCGCGCAGGATATGGGCGTGGTCGGCCACGGTGTTGGTGGTGTAGGTCGGCACGGTCACGGCGCCGATGGCCATGATGGCGGTGTCGGCGATGGGGAATTCCGGCCGGTTCTCGCTGACCAGCAGCACGCGGTCGCCCGGCATCACCCCGCGGGCGCGCAGCCCGGCGGCGGTGGCGGCCACCGCCTGGGCGAAGCCGGCCCAGCTGATCCGTCGCCATTCCGCGGCCGATCCGTCCCGGACCCAGTGGCGCAGCATCGGGCGGTCGCGCCAGCGCGCGGCCAGGCCCAGCAGCATGCCGGGGAGGCTCTCCCAGCGTTCCGTCATTCCGCGCTTCCCCCTATCGTCATCGCCCGCCTGTCTTGGTGGGAGGCGGGGTGGTCATATATCCAGGCCGTTCCACTCCTCCCGCGAGGCGCACGCATTTCCATGTTTCGACCGACCTGCCTAGCCGACTCCTTCCGCCATGGCCGCGCCACCCTCGACATCTCCGGCCGCGCCGGGGGCGGCGGGGGCGAGGCCCTGCCGGAATGGGATCTGTCGGACCTCTATGCGGGGATCGAGGACCCGAAGCTCAACGCCGATCTCGGCCATGCGGAGGCGGAGGCCCGGGCGCTGGAGGCGGAGGCCGCCGGAAAGCT
Protein-coding regions in this window:
- a CDS encoding DUF1244 domain-containing protein, producing the protein MPAPQPEAIIDTGAAAHLTPEQREALEAAAFRKLVAHLRSRTDVQNIDLMNLAGFCRNCMSRWYREAAADRGIAMEDPAAREAIYGMPYKEWQAKHQREATAEQKAAFAAANPGH
- a CDS encoding EI24 domain-containing protein, with product MSAVLASLWLPFRQLGDPGFRGPLWKGLLGAVLSFGLLVWLADWGLSALAGMAAGGQGWIATLAGVLGGLLVLFSAIWLFVPIMLAIAGFFTDQVAEAVERRFYPWLPPPSGGASLAAQARYNLRLTLQVLLLNLVLLPLAFALPVVGAALLWVVAAIALGNGLFEGVAQRRMPVPAARLLRRRRRVQVFLLGGILAALAVVPVANLLVPILGTAAMTHLLHRGQDTLPPAERAVPARAG
- the arfB gene encoding alternative ribosome rescue aminoacyl-tRNA hydrolase ArfB, which gives rise to MAPEEPGQGGRSGKLIPVNARLALREDEITESFVRASGPGGQNVNKVSTAVRLSFDLRNSPSLPPAVKARAARLAGHRLTSEGVVVIAAQRFRSLERNREDALERLLELLREAAVPPVPRIATRVPKGEKRRRVEGKVRRGEIKRMRGKPVGD
- a CDS encoding AAA family ATPase, yielding MSHRIHILGASGSGTTTLGAALAKRLGCPHEDTDLYYWRRTDPPFTTKRPVPERLALLEQALDDAAGWVLSGSMISWGKSLVPRFDLVVFLSLDPAERMRRLLAREEARHGARIRPGGDMAEASAAFLAWAESYDTAGPEIRSRALHEGWLAGLPCPVLRLRSEMPVPQLVERACAELARIPGRRRTRPASLLT
- a CDS encoding Gfo/Idh/MocA family protein, coding for MSEAEIVPPGTGTVRLGIIGAGIMGERLLRAAAGQDRVLVTGLWDPAPEAVARLGAELPGTPFQPSAAAVIESADCVYVASPPATHLPHARAALKAGKALFCEKPLAVDVADAGRFLREARGARAAVNFPFASSPTVERLREWLDGGVIGQAESLAITADFARWPRGWQHAAAGWLDGPAQGGFTREVVSHFLFLARRLFGPLVLLQARALFPEAGRSERAIEARLTAGGLPLSLTGSVGRVAEDEANSFTATGRSGAVRLRNWALAERRDAAGGWQGDPSAMPHEKARPLTLQRQLDGVARMTRGEAHHLATLEEAYEVQSIVEAILRSGEAPLAG
- a CDS encoding DUF2312 domain-containing protein; protein product: MSDVTDQDQEQDTDVGGIAADRLRSIIERVERLEEERKALADDIKDIFGEAKSAGFDVKVIRQIIRQRKQEPAEVEEQETLLDLYRRALGM
- a CDS encoding AMP-dependent synthetase/ligase, with amino-acid sequence MTERWESLPGMLLGLAARWRDRPMLRHWVRDGSAAEWRRISWAGFAQAVAATAAGLRARGVMPGDRVLLVSENRPEFPIADTAIMAIGAVTVPTYTTNTVADHAHILRDCGARVAIASTADLAAKLAGAARLAQGGQGGNDPGLDLLVCMEEAPGTLSWQALTADPGDLAMLVAEVAQIPPGRLACLVYTSGTGGQPRGVMLPHRAMLANQAGLAEVVARLKLDGERYLSFLPLSHAYEHTVGNFLLPSLGMEVVYSRGADRLAAEFTEIEPALVTAVPRLFQVLRHRILAQLDKEPAWKQRLFHRALALGLRRMDGPPLSLLERIEDAALDRLVRRKLRARFGRRLVALVSGGARLDPELSGFFLALGVTVLQGYGQTEAGPVVSVNLPWDNRRDSVGAPLPGVETRIAEDGELLLRGELVMDGYWNAPEATEAALEGGWLHTGDIGEIDSAGHIVISDRKRDFIKTLGGDMVSPAKIEGLLMGEPEIAQAVIAGEGRPGVVALLVPADGAEDRVGPAVDRVNRRLSGIERIRRWRVVEPFTVENGLMTPTMKVRRRIVLQQHAPLVEALY